The nucleotide window AAGTAAATGCAAAGTCACGAATAACTCCGTCTGCCCAAAAATACATGGCAAATACAGCCATACTTGTGGTTAAAGAAGTTAAAATCGTTCTAGAAAGTACATCATTTAATGAACTATTAATAATCCATGAAAAAGTTTTATCTCTGTATAACGCAATATTTTCTCTAATTCTATCAAAAGTGACAATAGTATCATTTAATGAATAACCAATAATGGTTAAGACCGCAGCTAAAGTTTGTAAATTTACTTCTCTTTGAAGAAGAGAAAAAATACCTAAAGTAATTACCACATCATGAAATAAACAAATTACAGCTCCTGGAGCATATTCGTAATCAAAGCGTAAACCTACATAAATTAAAATAATTAATAAACTATAAAACAAAGCCAGTAAGCCCTTCTTTTTTAATTCACTTCCTATTTGTGGACCAACCGAATCTACTCTTCTCATAACAAAACCTTTAGAAGAAAATGTAGATTTAAAGTTACTGGTTAATTTTTTTAACTTTAAGTCTGATAAAGCATCTAAACGAATTAAAAATTCATTTTTTTCATCAAAACTTTGTACATTAAAATTTTTAATTTTTTGAGTCGATAAAAACTGACGAATACTAGCATCTGTTACTGGTTGATTAAATTGTACTTGTATTTCTGTTCCACCAGCAAAATCTACTCCATAGTTAAAACCA belongs to Pseudobdellovibrionaceae bacterium and includes:
- the secF gene encoding protein translocase subunit SecF, which produces MIKKQINFLKLTPLFLSISSLLVIFSFFIIAKNGFNYGVDFAGGTEIQVQFNQPVTDASIRQFLSTQKIKNFNVQSFDEKNEFLIRLDALSDLKLKKLTSNFKSTFSSKGFVMRRVDSVGPQIGSELKKKGLLALFYSLLIILIYVGLRFDYEYAPGAVICLFHDVVITLGIFSLLQREVNLQTLAAVLTIIGYSLNDTIVTFDRIRENIALYRDKTFSWIINSSLNDVLSRTILTSLTTSMAVFAMYFWADGVIRDFAFTLGIGVIVGTYSSIYIASPLVQFITKFKKT